Proteins encoded by one window of Candidatus Edwardsbacteria bacterium:
- the ychF gene encoding redox-regulated ATPase YchF yields MQLGIIGLPQSGKTTIFNALTKSCVKVGEYSTGCEVHIGVVKMPDPRLEKLAAMFNPKKKVPATITYVDIGGMSKGASGHGGLGTEFLTQMHGMDTVILVLRGFDGAEGKANPLDDYTTITTELLLSDMAMIERRIEKVKKDLGKIKKPELEKELALLDKCRVHLEGEKPIRMLGLSPEESKALRSFQLLTEKPILLVLNYPEGADPSAVAAEFEKQTGETITPLCGSIEMDIAQMSDEEAKEFLSELKIEEPALNKMIRTSFLLLGKINFFTVGEDECRAWTIPANTKAPQAAGAIHSDLERGFIRAEAVSYDHLIETGGYAGAREKGYVRLEGKEYIVKDGDILNIKFNV; encoded by the coding sequence TTGCAACTAGGAATAATCGGACTGCCCCAATCGGGCAAGACCACCATCTTCAACGCCCTGACCAAATCCTGTGTCAAGGTGGGCGAATACTCCACCGGGTGCGAGGTGCACATCGGGGTGGTGAAAATGCCGGATCCCCGGCTGGAGAAACTGGCCGCCATGTTCAATCCCAAGAAAAAGGTCCCGGCCACCATCACCTACGTGGACATCGGGGGCATGTCCAAGGGGGCCTCCGGCCACGGCGGATTGGGCACGGAATTCCTGACCCAAATGCATGGCATGGACACTGTCATTCTGGTCCTGCGCGGCTTTGACGGAGCCGAGGGCAAAGCCAACCCGTTAGACGATTATACCACCATCACCACCGAGCTGCTGCTTTCCGACATGGCCATGATCGAACGCCGGATAGAGAAGGTGAAGAAGGACCTGGGAAAGATCAAAAAACCGGAACTGGAGAAGGAGCTGGCCCTGCTGGACAAATGCCGCGTCCACCTGGAGGGGGAGAAACCAATCCGGATGCTGGGCCTCAGCCCCGAGGAATCAAAGGCCTTGCGCAGTTTTCAACTTCTGACCGAAAAGCCGATCCTGCTGGTGCTGAACTATCCGGAGGGCGCTGATCCTTCCGCCGTCGCCGCTGAATTTGAGAAGCAGACCGGGGAGACCATAACGCCATTATGCGGGTCCATCGAGATGGACATTGCCCAGATGTCCGATGAAGAGGCCAAGGAGTTCCTCAGCGAGCTCAAGATAGAGGAGCCGGCTTTAAACAAGATGATCCGAACTTCCTTCCTATTACTGGGCAAGATAAATTTCTTTACGGTGGGCGAGGATGAATGCCGTGCCTGGACCATCCCGGCCAATACCAAGGCCCCCCAGGCGGCCGGGGCCATCCACAGCGACCTGGAGCGGGGTTTCATCCGGGCCGAGGCGGTTAGCTACGACCACCTTATCGAGACCGGCGGCTATGCCGGGGCCAGGGAGAAGGGCTACGTTCGTCTGGAGGGCAAGGAGTATATCGTCAAGGACGGGGATATACTGAACATAAAATTTAATGTATAG
- a CDS encoding sodium-translocating pyrophosphatase has product MDKLLIISLAGGIAALVFAFFKASWVNRQDPGDGKMKVIAGHIREGAMAFLKREYRVLAIFVVVVAILLGLINMKQEGSSSLVALSFVVGAFCSGLAGYFGMKVATKANVRTTQGAKTGLPKALLVAFSGGTVMGMSVVGLGLAGLAILFLLYTKAFGFGTGDEFQLARLLSVISGFSLGASSIALFARVGGGIYTKAADVGADLVGKVEAGIPEDDPRNPAVIADNVGDNVGDVAGMGADLFESYVGAIVGAMVLGVFYSINLIMLPLVLAALGIGVSILGTFVVRMKDNGDPQKALNLGTFGAGALAIIFMYPVIKWLVPEAVNFSANPTGTLITLTAGGIFGAVVVGLVSGIAIGLLTEYYTSESRGPARNIAKQALTGPATTIIGGLALGMMSTALPMTCISIAIVAAYQFAGLYGIAIAAVGMLTTTGIQLAVDAYGPIADNAGGIAQMSCQAPEVRERTDKLDAVGNTTAAVGKGFAIGSAALTALALFSAYQATVGIKVIDISKPEVIAGLFMGGMLPFLFSSMALQAVGKAAFEMVAEVRRQFKEIPGLLEGREGVEADYAKCVDISTAAAIKRMILPGLLAVVTPVVFGLWNIEALGGLLAGVTVSGVLLAIFMSNSGGAWDNAKKHIECGQHGGKGSSAHMAAVVGDTVGDPFKDTAGPSLNILIKLMSVVALVIAPFLKSLHAIIR; this is encoded by the coding sequence TGGTGGCCATTCTTCTGGGACTGATCAACATGAAACAGGAGGGCTCAAGCTCATTAGTGGCGCTATCCTTTGTGGTGGGTGCCTTCTGCAGCGGATTGGCCGGCTATTTCGGGATGAAGGTGGCCACCAAAGCCAATGTTCGTACCACTCAGGGCGCCAAGACCGGGCTGCCCAAAGCACTGTTGGTGGCCTTTTCCGGCGGTACGGTGATGGGCATGTCGGTGGTGGGCCTGGGACTGGCAGGCCTGGCGATCCTTTTTTTGTTATATACCAAGGCTTTCGGCTTCGGCACCGGTGACGAGTTTCAACTGGCCCGCTTGCTGTCGGTGATCTCCGGATTTTCATTGGGCGCTTCGTCCATCGCCCTGTTCGCCAGGGTGGGCGGGGGCATCTACACCAAGGCGGCCGATGTGGGCGCCGATCTGGTGGGCAAGGTGGAGGCCGGGATTCCCGAGGACGACCCCCGCAATCCGGCGGTTATCGCCGACAACGTGGGTGACAATGTGGGCGACGTGGCCGGCATGGGAGCCGATCTGTTCGAGTCCTATGTGGGCGCTATCGTGGGCGCCATGGTGCTGGGGGTTTTCTACAGCATCAACCTGATTATGCTGCCGTTGGTACTGGCCGCCCTGGGCATCGGCGTCTCCATCCTGGGAACCTTTGTGGTCCGGATGAAGGACAACGGTGATCCCCAGAAGGCCCTCAATCTCGGCACTTTCGGGGCCGGGGCTCTGGCCATCATCTTCATGTATCCGGTGATAAAATGGTTAGTGCCGGAGGCCGTCAATTTCAGCGCCAATCCCACCGGCACCCTGATCACCCTGACCGCCGGCGGGATCTTCGGGGCGGTGGTGGTCGGGCTGGTGTCCGGCATCGCCATCGGCCTGCTGACCGAATATTATACTTCGGAATCCAGAGGCCCGGCCAGGAATATAGCCAAGCAGGCATTGACCGGTCCGGCCACCACCATCATCGGCGGGCTGGCCCTGGGGATGATGTCCACTGCCCTGCCGATGACCTGCATCTCCATAGCCATAGTGGCAGCCTACCAGTTTGCCGGATTATACGGCATCGCCATCGCCGCAGTGGGAATGCTTACCACCACCGGCATCCAGCTGGCGGTGGACGCCTACGGCCCGATAGCTGACAACGCCGGGGGCATCGCCCAAATGAGCTGCCAGGCGCCTGAGGTGCGGGAGCGCACCGATAAACTGGATGCAGTTGGCAACACCACTGCGGCCGTCGGCAAAGGCTTTGCCATCGGTTCGGCGGCCCTGACCGCTCTGGCTCTGTTCTCGGCCTACCAGGCGACGGTCGGGATCAAAGTGATCGATATCTCCAAGCCCGAGGTCATCGCCGGGCTGTTCATGGGGGGCATGCTGCCATTCCTGTTCAGCTCCATGGCCCTGCAGGCGGTAGGCAAGGCAGCCTTCGAGATGGTGGCCGAGGTACGCCGTCAGTTCAAGGAGATCCCCGGCCTGCTTGAAGGCAGGGAAGGCGTCGAGGCCGACTATGCCAAGTGCGTGGATATCTCCACTGCGGCGGCCATAAAGCGAATGATCCTGCCTGGTCTGCTGGCGGTGGTAACTCCGGTGGTCTTCGGGCTGTGGAACATCGAGGCCCTGGGCGGCCTGCTGGCCGGCGTCACTGTCAGCGGAGTATTGCTGGCCATCTTCATGTCCAACTCGGGCGGTGCCTGGGACAATGCCAAAAAGCATATTGAGTGCGGACAGCACGGGGGCAAGGGATCCAGCGCCCACATGGCGGCGGTGGTGGGCGATACGGTGGGCGATCCATTCAAGGATACGGCCGGACCGTCATTGAATATTCTGATCAAGCTGATGAGCGTGGTGGCTTTGGTGATAGCGCCGTTCCTGAAATCGCTGCACGCGATAATACGGTAA
- the glnA gene encoding type I glutamate--ammonia ligase, whose protein sequence is MTMKQVIEFAKKNKVTFVSVKFVDLLGKWHQITVPAHQLNPSLFERGKGIGFDGSSVAGFTQVKAGDMIVIPIAETGFMDPFTELPTMTFIGDVIDVATGQKFERNPRYVAEKAEKYLKSSGAAPESYWGPEFEFYLFDSVRYANLPQNSFYQVDSREADWNTGRDENPNLGYKMAHKGGYHAVPPQDSSFDFRSALCLTLEKCGVPVKYHHHEVGGAGQLEIEVMFDTLTKMADRSMLVKYLVHNAAYKAGMTATFMPKPMLGEPGNGMHVHQYLAKDGYSLFYKKDGLAHMSQLAMYYLGGLLKHAPALLAFTNPSTNSYRRLVPGYEAPVRASYSVGNRTAAVRIPGYLTDPKTMRYEFRPPDATCNPYLAFAAMLMAGLDGVKHKIDPGQPLNKDLFSLPKAELEKIPTLPTSLSDALQALEKDHKFLLEGGVFTKDLIDTWIGLKSKEVAALNLRPHPFEFEMYYDC, encoded by the coding sequence ATGACCATGAAACAGGTAATAGAGTTCGCCAAAAAGAACAAGGTGACATTCGTTTCGGTAAAGTTTGTAGATCTGCTGGGGAAGTGGCACCAGATCACGGTTCCGGCCCACCAGCTGAATCCATCACTGTTCGAAAGGGGCAAAGGCATCGGCTTTGACGGCTCCAGCGTGGCCGGATTTACCCAGGTCAAGGCCGGGGATATGATCGTGATCCCCATCGCCGAGACCGGGTTCATGGATCCCTTCACCGAACTGCCGACCATGACCTTTATCGGCGACGTGATAGACGTGGCCACCGGACAGAAGTTCGAGCGCAATCCGCGGTATGTGGCCGAGAAAGCCGAGAAATATCTGAAATCCTCCGGCGCCGCGCCCGAAAGCTACTGGGGGCCGGAGTTTGAATTCTACCTGTTCGATTCGGTGCGTTATGCCAACCTCCCTCAGAACAGCTTCTATCAGGTTGATTCCCGGGAAGCCGATTGGAATACCGGACGGGATGAGAACCCCAACCTGGGATATAAAATGGCCCACAAGGGGGGATACCACGCTGTCCCGCCCCAAGATAGTTCCTTCGATTTCCGCTCGGCTCTGTGCCTGACCCTGGAGAAATGCGGGGTGCCGGTCAAATACCACCATCACGAAGTAGGCGGGGCCGGCCAGCTGGAGATAGAAGTGATGTTCGACACCCTGACCAAGATGGCCGACCGCAGTATGCTGGTAAAATATTTGGTTCATAATGCGGCGTACAAGGCGGGAATGACTGCCACTTTCATGCCCAAGCCGATGCTGGGCGAGCCCGGCAACGGGATGCATGTCCACCAGTACCTGGCCAAGGACGGATACTCACTGTTTTACAAAAAAGACGGCCTGGCCCACATGTCGCAGTTGGCGATGTATTATCTGGGCGGACTTTTAAAACACGCCCCGGCCCTGTTGGCCTTTACCAACCCCTCCACCAATTCCTATCGCCGTTTGGTTCCGGGATATGAGGCACCCGTTCGGGCCAGCTATTCGGTGGGCAACCGTACCGCGGCGGTTCGTATTCCCGGATATTTGACCGATCCCAAAACCATGCGTTACGAGTTCCGTCCACCGGATGCTACCTGCAACCCATACCTGGCCTTTGCCGCCATGCTGATGGCCGGACTGGACGGGGTCAAACATAAGATAGATCCCGGCCAACCCCTGAACAAGGATCTGTTCAGCCTCCCCAAGGCCGAGCTGGAGAAGATCCCCACCCTGCCGACCTCGTTGTCAGACGCACTACAAGCTTTAGAAAAGGACCACAAATTTCTATTGGAGGGGGGAGTTTTCACCAAGGATCTGATAGATACCTGGATCGGATTGAAATCAAAAGAAGTGGCGGCCCTCAATCTGCGGCCCCATCCGTTTGAATTTGAGATGTATTACGATTGCTAG
- the thiL gene encoding thiamine-phosphate kinase has product MKRNRVGMSEFGLIDIIKKRYQTMNKDIIAGIGDDAAVFAIDKTRAGLLTIDTLVDNVHFDLSYTSFEDLGHKAMAANLSDIAAMGGRPVLAVVSITIPRDIRLKDIEKLYAGMRKLAKKYGVAICGGDTISGKQLSLTIAVYGEGRKNNIGLRSGAKAGDAILVTGSLGASQAGLDLLISKINPSTTLRARNQNTKLFKKHLRPEPRVKEAQLLASKFKLHGMIDISDGLASELHHLARESRVGILIDQGALPVADEAITAANSLKKDPLEYCLYSGEEYELLFTLPARQAVKAKIILSRAGTPCSIIGQVIKGNGVRMIGRDLKNVKVPDQGYKHF; this is encoded by the coding sequence ATGAAGAGAAACCGGGTCGGGATGAGCGAGTTCGGGCTCATCGATATCATAAAAAAAAGATATCAGACCATGAACAAGGACATCATCGCCGGGATAGGGGATGATGCGGCGGTCTTTGCCATAGACAAGACCCGGGCCGGACTGCTGACCATCGACACCCTGGTGGATAATGTCCACTTTGATCTTTCTTATACCTCCTTTGAGGATCTGGGCCACAAGGCAATGGCCGCCAATCTTTCTGATATCGCCGCCATGGGCGGCAGGCCGGTATTGGCGGTGGTGTCCATCACAATTCCGCGGGATATCAGATTGAAAGATATTGAGAAACTGTACGCGGGGATGAGGAAGCTGGCGAAAAAGTACGGAGTGGCGATTTGCGGTGGAGACACGATTTCCGGCAAGCAGCTGTCTTTGACTATAGCGGTTTACGGAGAAGGTCGAAAAAATAACATCGGGCTCCGCTCCGGGGCCAAAGCCGGGGACGCGATCCTGGTCACCGGATCTCTGGGGGCATCGCAGGCGGGGCTGGACCTTTTAATATCAAAAATCAACCCTTCGACAACGCTCAGGGCAAGAAATCAAAATACAAAATTATTTAAAAAGCATCTGAGGCCTGAACCCAGGGTCAAAGAAGCCCAGCTGCTGGCATCAAAGTTTAAACTGCACGGCATGATAGACATCTCCGACGGGCTGGCTTCGGAGCTACATCATCTTGCCCGGGAGAGCCGGGTGGGGATCCTAATAGATCAGGGAGCATTACCTGTGGCCGATGAGGCCATCACCGCGGCCAATAGCCTTAAAAAAGATCCCCTGGAATATTGTTTGTACAGCGGAGAGGAATACGAGTTACTTTTTACCCTGCCGGCCAGGCAGGCGGTCAAGGCCAAGATCATTTTAAGCAGAGCTGGAACGCCATGTTCCATCATCGGCCAGGTTATCAAAGGCAACGGAGTAAGAATGATCGGACGCGACCTCAAGAACGTCAAGGTGCCCGATCAGGGATATAAACATTTTTAA
- a CDS encoding acyltransferase, whose amino-acid sequence MKIGFAQFNPAFGQVDKNLSRIERLIGRRQADLLVLPELCTTGYNFISKKEVRVLSETTRGKTVNYFKEISKRTKINIVAGFAEKEGSKIYNSAVLVRPSGKIDVYRKTHLFGNEKKYFSPGNTGFKVFSVGQVKIGMMICFDWIFPEAARSLALQGAQVICHPANLVLPYCPDSMPVRALENRVFTVTANRIGRESRGGNDLKFIGQSVIAGPNARVLSRAPADKETVSIVDIDPAMADNKRITPVNDLFKDRRPAFYKRIIRK is encoded by the coding sequence ATGAAAATCGGTTTTGCACAATTCAATCCCGCTTTCGGACAGGTCGATAAAAATCTGTCGCGGATCGAACGACTGATAGGCCGGCGTCAGGCCGACCTATTAGTTTTGCCGGAATTATGCACCACCGGCTACAATTTTATCTCTAAAAAAGAGGTCCGGGTATTATCCGAGACAACCCGAGGCAAAACCGTCAATTATTTCAAGGAAATATCTAAGCGAACCAAAATAAATATCGTAGCCGGCTTTGCCGAAAAGGAGGGCAGTAAAATATACAACTCGGCCGTATTGGTCAGGCCCAGCGGCAAAATAGATGTCTACCGCAAAACCCACCTATTCGGCAACGAGAAAAAATATTTCTCTCCCGGCAATACCGGGTTCAAGGTCTTCTCCGTCGGCCAGGTCAAAATAGGAATGATGATCTGCTTCGACTGGATCTTCCCCGAAGCGGCCCGCTCTTTAGCCCTGCAGGGGGCGCAGGTTATATGTCATCCGGCCAACCTGGTTCTTCCCTACTGCCCAGATTCAATGCCGGTGCGGGCGCTGGAGAACCGAGTATTTACCGTCACCGCCAACCGCATTGGCCGGGAGAGCCGCGGCGGCAACGATCTGAAATTCATCGGACAGAGCGTCATAGCCGGGCCGAATGCCCGGGTGCTCAGCCGGGCGCCGGCCGATAAGGAGACTGTGAGTATCGTGGACATAGACCCGGCAATGGCAGATAATAAAAGGATCACTCCTGTGAATGATCTGTTCAAAGATAGGCGACCAGCGTTCTATAAGAGGATCATAAGGAAATGA